The Quercus robur chromosome 7, dhQueRobu3.1, whole genome shotgun sequence genome has a segment encoding these proteins:
- the LOC126691560 gene encoding uncharacterized protein LOC126691560, giving the protein MNIIAWNCRGALKPEFQNHVRELVQSHNPAMLIVMETRVGGSRAKEIIDRLPFDVAIHTETIGYAGELWLLWNSNRVIVAPLATIEQEIHVSVKVRPSDSECILSAIYASPRFNERCVLWNNLVNVASLHGSPWIIAGDFNEVLADDEIYGVRDAWGQSNRLDEAVDKFTRDATAWNRNHFGNIFAKKRCVLARLDGVQKALAERPSNSLVELEKVLQRELNEVLNQEQELWALKSRVNWMMLGDKNTSFFHVSTIVRRRRNQISCLKNSVGDWIHEETQIMRFIQEGFGKLYTTSHLEVKLQLGPISPWQATLSDMERDSLYDLVFVEEIKSTLWSIKAFKAPGSDGLHAGHKTKTNARRLVSPVKLAFVPGRKRIDNAIIVQEVIHTISKKKGRVGYMAIKVDLEKAYDKLE; this is encoded by the exons ATGAATATCATTGCGTGGAACTGTAGGGGTGCTCTGAAACCCGAATTTCAGAACCATGTTAGGGAGCTAGTTCAAAGCCATAACCCAGCTATGCTTATTGTAATGGAAACTCGTGTTGGTGGGAGCAGAGCTAAGGAAATCATAGATAGGCTTCCTTTCGACGTGGCTATCCACACAGAAACCATAGGGTATGCAGGCGAGCTGTGGTTGCTGTGGAACTCAAATAGGGTCATAGTGGCACCACTTGCCACCATTGAGCAAGAAATTCATGTCTCGGTTAAGGTGAGACCCTCTGACTCTGAATGTATTCTTTCTGCTATCTATGCTAGTCCTAGATTCAATGAACGTTGTGTGTTGTGGAATAACCTTGTTAATGTGGCTAGTTTGCATGGTAGTCCATGGATTATTGCAGGGGATTTTAACGAAGTTTTGGCAGATGATGAGATATATGGAG TAAGGGATGCTTGGGGTCAATCAAACCGACTTGATGAAGCAGTGGATAAATTTACCAGAGATGCTACTGCTTGGAACCGAAATCATTTTGGCAATATTTTTGCGAAGAAGAGATGTGTCTTGGCCAGATTAGATGGTGTTCAGAAAGCTTTAGCTGAAAGGCCTTCAAACTCACTGGTGGAATTAGAAAAAGTTCTCCAAAGAGAGTTAAACGAGGTTCTAAATCAAGAGCAGGAACTATGGGCCCTGAAATCTAGAGTAAACTGGATGATGCTGGGTGATAAAAATACATCTTTCTTTCATGTGTCCACCATTgtcagaagaagaaggaatcaGATCTCTTGTTTGAAGAATAGTGTTGGTGATTGGATTCATGAGGAGACTCAGATCATGAGATTCATTCAAGAGGGGTTTGGCAAGTTGTACACCACAAGCCACCTTGAAGTAAAACTGCAACTGGGTCCTATCTCCCCTTGGCAAGCAACTCTTTCTGATATGGAGCGAGACAGTTTGTATGATCTTGTTTTTGTGGAAGAAATCAAATCGACGCTTTGGTCTATTAAGGCTTTCAAGGCCCCGGGGTCGGACGGTCTCCACGCCGG TCACAAGACTAAGACCAATGCTAGACGGCTTGTTTCTCCTGTTAAGTTAGCTTTTGTGCCAGGAAGAAAAAGGATAGACAATGCAATCATTGTGCAAGAGGTCATCCACACTAttagtaaaaagaaaggaagagtgGGCTACATGGCAATTAAAGTTGATCTCGAAAAGGCCTACGATAAGCTTGAATGA